In one window of Mesorhizobium sp. B2-1-1 DNA:
- the lpxC gene encoding UDP-3-O-acyl-N-acetylglucosamine deacetylase: protein MGIVLHDYQTTVKARASLTGTGVHSGKEVSISFLPADADTGIVFQLFSENGQGREFRALFSEIGATDLCTMLGDPSGEHIATVEHIMAALFGLGIDNVIIEIDGHEVPILDGSAMAFVEAIDQAGIETLSVKRRYIRIVKPVRIENGASWAEFRPYDGTRFEVEIDFESPAIGRQLFASDINADIFRRDIARARTFGFMKDVERLWAAGYALGSSLENSLVIGDDNRVINMGGLRYPNEFVRHKTLDAMGDLALAGARFIGCFRSYRGGHRLNAAALRRVLSDRTAFEIVETTRRERGRAAEMSAVNAPLYAPWMI from the coding sequence ATGGGGATTGTCTTGCACGACTATCAGACGACAGTGAAGGCGCGCGCGTCGCTTACGGGCACCGGCGTTCACAGCGGCAAGGAAGTTTCCATCAGCTTTCTCCCGGCGGATGCCGACACCGGCATCGTTTTCCAGCTTTTTAGTGAGAACGGGCAAGGTCGCGAGTTCCGCGCCCTGTTTTCCGAGATCGGCGCAACCGACCTGTGCACCATGCTCGGTGATCCCTCTGGCGAGCACATCGCCACGGTCGAGCACATCATGGCGGCGCTGTTCGGGCTCGGCATCGACAATGTCATCATCGAGATCGACGGCCATGAGGTCCCTATCCTCGACGGCAGCGCCATGGCGTTCGTCGAGGCCATAGACCAGGCCGGCATCGAAACGCTGTCGGTCAAGCGGCGCTACATCCGGATCGTCAAGCCGGTCCGCATCGAGAACGGCGCCTCCTGGGCTGAGTTCAGGCCCTATGACGGCACTCGCTTCGAGGTCGAGATCGATTTCGAAAGCCCAGCGATCGGCCGGCAGCTGTTCGCGTCCGACATCAATGCGGACATTTTCCGCCGCGACATCGCGCGCGCCCGCACCTTCGGCTTCATGAAGGACGTCGAGCGGCTGTGGGCCGCCGGCTATGCGCTGGGATCCTCGCTTGAGAATTCGCTGGTCATCGGTGACGACAACCGCGTCATCAACATGGGCGGCTTGCGCTACCCCAACGAGTTCGTACGCCATAAGACGCTGGACGCCATGGGCGACCTGGCACTGGCTGGGGCCCGCTTCATCGGCTGCTTCCGCTCCTATCGTGGCGGCCATAGGCTGAATGCGGCCGCCTTGCGGCGCGTGCTGTCGGACCGTACCGCATTCGAGATCGTCGAAACGACCCGCCGCGAGCGCGGCCGTGCGGCCGAGATGAGCGCCGTCAACGCGCCTCTCTATGCGCCCTGGATGATCTGA